The proteins below are encoded in one region of Drosophila santomea strain STO CAGO 1482 chromosome 2R, Prin_Dsan_1.1, whole genome shotgun sequence:
- the LOC120446731 gene encoding focadhesin: MEDFASIKPHSSVVKLASCLEKIYAKVVESREKQVPEHQIKEIEFLKAQCKHDHMQLSLMSCQTLVRLVDEGVLEANGVQNSLLSMLANASPMRFAIITESILGLQLLGLKRRTSSLKDQESYQCSYGLKTQQHPLISLLQHSSANMHDVANKIIGICQHHDKSIRDYSIEYLRPVFLYVLCNPQTLHDVKPIWTCVLNLSGKQPEARALMQELLAWSKFNNANTCLCTSILVIEAIDHFLQREDHAQSIDLGIYQACLIKQLANYGIDPRPSLQCLLRVLHATREHTKDHYHVLLVLLAEVLHVLSPFYLADLLRIIVFVVVQERCGHEYILNMCLDGIIQWMSQTAFIPAEGLALAHQIVERVLDTERSDQEAELITTKQLNPAHMRNYHPDIAIAFDLATLVESFDASDNQDVFAFVDALNVKANSVFCQRLHLFLRALFLSKKPPVDCWFKIYEVILQIIKVNEDIAYDFLMTYIFKLAHESNPELQLELLRGLASFAVCKDNVPMILNTIRNLSTENGTFCVDLYVRLWRVETRTYPFLLKQIAQPLPDNDKRWELQIARTHAMREICQEKPTLHGSELLPHLSNTLNHSSDEAGDLATSLALDAIYALCDSHTVNIASTWQALGTKFRNELRPQTLKSLYRLFGLVPLLQTPTLEYEKLADDALEQLWQAISRPGTDAAQVRNALVALKNYEPGVTLNLRHIPAQFRFEIVGGGVGAGGPGGREVVDLQQETVPGEVWVQLLQKIRPECGDAAADLISHHIGNEIGAFRSGVYRLPEGKPEPRKLVGLFATSPLRAVTNYLVSQARFGDYVPEPYAVTFALRSLSKKFPKPIPPLDWSCLTSFFHLSFDARKYCIIIAKNQAVNSGTAKRLLENFLIDFEPNCFEEDLLLLFSLLPEIANSVSLQILKNFAEKVAVYCFKESQINDFVEGCLFEKFLESVKYIFTGKCDIPEVLDVFTLIVERYMDSMNLDSRLFERYTEVVATLHPNAIDGLTTPANWWETPVGKLKKATIIRCYLVLYNEKLPNPLKWLTPIIDAYEKRAEERPFFYRHLAATLYAFASDDHSSNWIAEMFLEIQMLLAEGSNKEKVNRALYLLDIFILAVDVLSGCAVLLGSVDVVATDDKQRLSLFPESLQYLCDHIFWKDQEAKIYEFLFNLYKHTTMPSSYADVFREAIICSRNKPYFDSKGVWTKYVGLRK; the protein is encoded by the exons ATGGAGGACTTTGCCAGCATAAAGCCGCACAGTTCGGTGGTCAAACTGGCCTCGTGCCTGGAGAAGATCTACGCCAAGGTGGTGGAGAGCCGGGAGAAGCAGGTGCCCGAGCACCAAATCAAGGAAATCGAGTTCCTCAAGGCGCAGTGCAAGCACGACCACATGCAGCTCAGCCTGATGAGCTGTCAGACGCTGGTGCGCCTGGTGGATGAGGGCGTCCTGGAGGCCAACGGAGTGCAGAACAGCCTGCTCTCCATGCTGGCGAACGCGAG TCCAATGCGCTTTGCCATCATCACGGAGAGCATCTTGGGTCTGCAGCTCTTAGGCCTGAAGCGCAGGACCTCGTCCCTCAAGGACCAGGAGTCCTATCAGTGTTCTTATGGGCTGAAGACGCAGCAGCATCCGCTGATCTCGCTGCTCCAGCACTCTAGTGCCAACATGCACGATGTGGCCAACAAGATCATTGGCATTTGTCAGCACCACGACAAAAG CATTCGGGACTACAGCATAGAATACCTGAGACCCGTGTTTCTCTACGTGCTCTGCAATCCCCAAACGCTGCACGACGTAAAGCCCATTTGGACCTGTGTGCTAAATCTTAGTGGAAAGCAGCCGGAGGCGCGAGCTCTGATGCAGGAGCTGCTGGCGTGGAGCAAGTTCAACAACGCGAACACTTGCCTGTGCACCAGCATTCTGGTCATCGAGGCCATCGACCACTTTCTGCAGCGAGAGGACCACGCGCAGTCCATCGATTTGGGAATCTATCAAGCCTGTCTCATCAAACAGCTTGCCAACTACGGAATCGATCCGCGACCCAGTCTGCAGTGCCTGCTCCGAGTGCTCCATGCCACGCGGGAGCACACGAAGGACCACTACCATGTCCTACTGGTTCTTCTTGCCGAGGTTTTGCACGTTCTGTCGCCTTTCTACCTGGCGGATCTGCTCCGCATCATCGTTTTCGTGGTTGTGCAGGAGCGCTGTGGCCATGAATACATTCTGAACATGTGTCTGGACGGAATTATTCAGTGGATGTCTCAGACTGCATTCATACCCGCAGAAGGCTTGGCTTTGGCCCATCAGATAGTCGAAAGGGTGCTGGACACCGAGAGATCTGACCAGGAGGCAGAGTTAATCACCACCAAGCAATTGAATCCCGCCCATATGCGCAACTATCACCCGGACATTGCGATCGCCTTCGATTTGGCCACATTGGTGGAGTCCTTTGACGCCTCCGACAACCAGGACGTATTCGCCTTTGTGGATGCCCTGAATGTCAAGGCCAATTCGGTATTCTGCCAGCGCCTGCACCTCTTTCTGCGCGCGCTTTTCCTATCGAAGAAGCCGCCGGTGGATTGCTGGTTTAAGATCTACGAGGTCATATTGCAAATCATTAAGGTCAACGAGGACATCGCCTATGATTTCCTTATGACATACATCTTCAAGCTCGCCCACGAAAGCAATCCCGAGttgcagctggagctgctcaGGGGATTGGCCAGCTTTGCCGTCTGCAAG gaCAATGTGCCCATGATACTCAACACCATACGAAATCTTTCCACCGAGAACGGCACATTCTGCGTGGACCTCTATGTGCGTCTGTGGCGAGTGGAGACGCGTACCTATCCCTTCCTGCTGAAGCAGATTGCCCAACCACTGCCGGACAATGACAAGCGCTGGGAGCTGCAGATAGCCCGCACCCATGCCATGCGGGAGATCTGCCAGGAGAA ACCCACTTTACATGGCTCGGAGCTGCTCCCGCATCTTAGCAACACCCTCAACCATTCCTCCGATGAGGCGGGTGATTTGGCCACGTCCTTGGCCTTGGATGCCATATACGCTTTGTGTGACAGTCACACCGTGAACATTGCTTCCACCTGGCAGGCACTGGGCACTAAGTTCCGAAACGAGCTGCGTCCGCAGACGCTTAAATCGCTGTACAGGCTCTTTGGTCTCGTGCCCCTGCTGCAGACGCCCACCCTGGAGTACGAGAAGCTGGCGGATGATGCGCTGGAGCAGCTGTGGCAAGCCATTAGCCGGCCGGGCACGGATGCTGCCCAGGTGCGGAATGCCCTCGTTGCACTCAAAAACTATGAACCGGGAGTTACCTTGAACCTACGCCACATTCCAGCACAATTTCGCTTTGAAATCGTTGGAGGAGGAGTGGGAGCTGGAGGTCCCGGCGGTCGAGAAGTTGTGGATCTGCAGCAGGAGACGGTGCCCGGTGAGGTGTgggtgcagctgctgcagaagATACGTCCGGAGTGCGGAGATGCGGCGGCGGACTTGATTTCCCATCACATTGGCAATGAGATTGGCGCGTTTCGCAGCGGAGTCTACCGCCTGCCCGAGGGAAAGCCAGAGCCACGGAAGCTGGTGGGCTTGTTTGCCACCAGTCCACTGCGGGCTGTGACCAACTATCTGGTGAGCCAAGCGCGCTTTGGAGATTACGTCCCAGAACCGTATGCCGTAACTTTCGCCCTGCGTTCGCTGTCGAAGAAGTTTCCGAAGCCCATTCCGCCACTGGACTGGAGTTGCCTCACCAGCTTCTTCCACTTGTCCTTCGATGCGCGAAAGTATTGCATCATAATTGCCAAGAATCAGGCCGTTAACTCGGGAACCGCCAAGCGTCTCCTGGAAAACTTCCTGATCGACTTTGAGCCCAATTGCTTTGAGGAGGATCTCTTGCTCCTCTTTTCATTGCTGCCAGAGATTGCGAACAGCGTGAGCCTCCAGATTCTGAAGAACTTCGCCGAGAAGGTGGCTGTCTACTGCTTTAAGGAATCGCAGATAAATGACTTTGTTGAAG GATGCTTGTTCGAAAAGTTCTTGGAAAGCGTTAAATACATATTCACCGGTAAATGCGACATACCCGAGGTGCTGGACGTTTTCACGCTGATTGTTGAGCGTTACATGGACTCGATGAACCTGGACTCAAGGCTCTTCGAACGCTATACCGAAGTGGTGGCCACACTGCATCCGAATGCCATTGATGGTCTAACGACGCCAGCCAATTGGTGGGAGACCCCGGTGGGCAAGCTGAAGAAGGCGACCATCATTCGCTGCTATTTGGTTTTGTACAACGAGAAGCTTCCAAATCCTCTCAAGTGGCTCACCCCCATAATTGATGCCTATGAGAAACGAGCGGAGGAGCGGCCCTTCTTCTACCGCCACCTGGCAGCCACTTTGTACGCTTTTGCCAGCGATGATCACTCCAGCAACTGGATAGCGGAGATGTTCCTGGAGATCCAAATGCTCTTGGCTGAAGGCTCCAACAAGGAGAAGGTGAACAGGGCGCTGTACCTGCTAGACATCTTCATCCTAGCCGTGGACGTGCTCTCGGGCTGTGCCGTGCTGTTGGGCAGCGTGGATGTGGTAGCCACGGACGATAAGCAGCGACTGTCGCTGTTCCCAGAGAGCTTGCAGTACCTGTGCGATCACATATTTTGGAAGGATCAGGAGGCTAAG ATATACGAATTCCTCTTCAATCTCTATAAGCACACGACTATGCCCTCTTCCTATGCCGATGTCTTCAGGGAGGCCATCATCTGCTCCCGAAATAAGCCCTATTTTGATAGCAAGGGCGTCTGGACCAAATACGTAGGACTGCGTAAATGA